A region of the Variovorax sp. 54 genome:
GGTCTGGAAGCTGCCCTTGGTGAACTCGGACAGCGGCGAGGTCGCGTCCTTGTTGCGCAGCAGCGACTTGGGCGTGAGGATGATCAGCGGCTTGCGCAGGTTGCGCACCATCTGGCGACGCAGGATGTGGAAGATCTGGCTGGCCGTGGTGGGCTGCACCACCTGCATGTTGGTGTCGGCGCTCAGCTGCATGAAGCGCTCCAGGCGTGCCGAGCTGTGCTCGGGGCCCTGGCCTTCGTAGCCGTGCGGCAACATCATCGTGATGCCGTTGACGCGGCCCCACTTCACTTCGCCCGAGGCAATGAACTGGTCGATCACCACTTGCGCGCCGTTCACGAAGTCGCCGAACTGGGCTTCCCAGATCACGAGCGTGTTCGGGTCGTTCGAGGCGTAGCCGTATTCGAACGCGAGCACGGCTTCTTCCGACAGGATCGAGTCGATGACGACGAACGGCGCCTGGTTCTCGGCGACGTTCTGCAGCGGCGTGTAGGTGCCGGTGTCGAACTTCTCGCGGTTCTGGTCGTGCAGCACGGCGTGGCGGTGCGTGAACGTGCCACGGCCGCTGTCTTCGCCCGACAGGCGCACCGGGTAGCCACTGGCCACCAGCGAGGCGAAGGCCATGTGCTCGCCCATGCCCCAGTCGACGTTCACGTCGCCGCGGCCCATGGCGGCGCGGTCGTCCAGCACCTTCTTCACCAGCGGGTGCACGGTGAAGCCTTCGGGCGGCGTCGTGATCTTCTCGGCCAGGCGCTTCCACTCGGTGGTCGGAATGGCGGTGTCGCCGGCGTCGGTCCACTTCTTGTTGAGGTACGGGCTCCAGTCGACGGCGTACTTGCTCTTGAAGTTGGTGAGCACGGGGTCGACGGTGTTCTTGCCTTCGTCGAAGGCGGCGCGCTGCGCCTTGACCATGTCGTCGCCGAGCGTGTCGCCCAGGCCTTGCGCGGCCAGCTTGTCGGCGTACAGCCGGCGCGTGCCGGGGTGGGCCGCGATCTTCTTGTACATGAGCGGCTGGGTGAGCGAAGGGGTGTCCTGCTCGTTGTGGCCCAGCTTGCGGAAACAGATGATGTCGACGACCACGTCCTTCTGGAATTCCATGCGGAAGTCGAGGGCGAACTGGGTGGCGAGCACCACGGCTTCGGGATCGTCGCCGTTCACGTGCAGCACCGGCGCTTCGATCATCTTGACGATGTCCGAGCAGTACAGCGTCGAGCGGCTGTCGCGCGGGTCGCTGGTGGTGAAGCCGATCTGGTTGTTGATGACGATGTGCACCGTGCCGCCGGTGGAATAACCACGGGTCTCGGCCAGCGCCAGCGTTTCCATCACGACGCCCTGCCCTGCGAAGGCGGCGTCACCGTGCACGATCACGGGCAGCACCTGCTTGCCCAGCGGGTCGCCGCGGCGGTCCATGCGGGCGCGCACCGAGCCTTCGACCACGGGGTTCACGATTTCCAGGTGCGACGGGTTGAACGCCAGGCTCAGGTGGACCGGGCCGCCAGGGGTGGTCACGTCCGAGCTGAAGCCCTGGTGGTACTTGACGTCGCCGCTGGGCAGATCTTCGGGAGCGGTGTGGTCGAACTCGGCGAACAGGTCGGCGGGCATCTTGCCCAGCGAGTTCACGAGCACGTTCAGGCGGCCGCGGTGGGCCATGCCGATCACGATTTCCTGCACGCCCTTGATGCCGGCCTGGTTGATCAGCTCGTCCATCGAGACGATGAAGCTTTCGCCGCCTTCGAGCGAGAAGCGCTTCTGGCCGACGTACTTGGTGTGCAGGAAGCGCTCGAGGCCTTCGGCGGCCGTCAGGCGGTTCAGCACGTGCTTCTTCTGCTCGGCGCTCAGCTTCGGGTTCGTGCGGGCGCTTTCGAGCTTCTGCTGCCACCAGCGCTTGTGGTTCTGGTCGGTGGTGTACATGTACTCGGCACCCATCGTGCCGCAGTACGTTTCACGCAGGGCATTGAGCAGGTCGCGCAGCGACATGGTCTCTTTGCCGAAGAAGGTGTTGCTGGTGTTGAACACCGTCTCGAGGTCGGCATCGGTGAAGCCGTAGAACGAGGGCTCGAGTTCCGGAATGGCGGGACGCTCGGCGCGCTTGAGCGGGTCGAGGTCGGCCCAACGGGCGCCGACGTTGCGGTAGGCGGCAATCAGCTGCTGGACGGCGGTGCGCTTGCGGCCGAGTTCGGAGTCGGCGCCGCTGGCCTGCACGACCTTGGTC
Encoded here:
- a CDS encoding 2-oxoglutarate dehydrogenase E1 component, which encodes MSDSSTPTAYTAYQGNTYLFGGNAPYVEEMYENYLANPGSVPDNWRTYFDALQNVPAADGTSARDVPHLPVINAFAELAKQGTTKVVQASGADSELGRKRTAVQQLIAAYRNVGARWADLDPLKRAERPAIPELEPSFYGFTDADLETVFNTSNTFFGKETMSLRDLLNALRETYCGTMGAEYMYTTDQNHKRWWQQKLESARTNPKLSAEQKKHVLNRLTAAEGLERFLHTKYVGQKRFSLEGGESFIVSMDELINQAGIKGVQEIVIGMAHRGRLNVLVNSLGKMPADLFAEFDHTAPEDLPSGDVKYHQGFSSDVTTPGGPVHLSLAFNPSHLEIVNPVVEGSVRARMDRRGDPLGKQVLPVIVHGDAAFAGQGVVMETLALAETRGYSTGGTVHIVINNQIGFTTSDPRDSRSTLYCSDIVKMIEAPVLHVNGDDPEAVVLATQFALDFRMEFQKDVVVDIICFRKLGHNEQDTPSLTQPLMYKKIAAHPGTRRLYADKLAAQGLGDTLGDDMVKAQRAAFDEGKNTVDPVLTNFKSKYAVDWSPYLNKKWTDAGDTAIPTTEWKRLAEKITTPPEGFTVHPLVKKVLDDRAAMGRGDVNVDWGMGEHMAFASLVASGYPVRLSGEDSGRGTFTHRHAVLHDQNREKFDTGTYTPLQNVAENQAPFVVIDSILSEEAVLAFEYGYASNDPNTLVIWEAQFGDFVNGAQVVIDQFIASGEVKWGRVNGITMMLPHGYEGQGPEHSSARLERFMQLSADTNMQVVQPTTASQIFHILRRQMVRNLRKPLIILTPKSLLRNKDATSPLSEFTKGSFQTVIPDSKGLKAEKVKRLIACSGKVYYDLAKKREEQGTDDVAIIRVEQLYPFPHKAFAAEVKKYPNLVDIVWCQDEPQNQGAWFFVQHYIHENMQEGQKLGYSGRAASASPAVGYSHLHQEQQKALVDGAFGKLKGFVLTK